Proteins from a genomic interval of Diaminobutyricimonas aerilata:
- a CDS encoding TIGR03885 family FMN-dependent LLM class oxidoreductase, with protein sequence MTVYGFHASHEQIPPARLLDDVRSAESAGFDAGMCSDHFAPWSERQGESGFAWAWLGAALQATSWRFGVVNAPGQRYHPAIIAQAAATLESMYPGRFWVAVGSGEAMNEHITGERWPAKAERNARLRECVDIMRALFAGEEVTHRGLVTVDRARLWTRPETPPPLIGPAVTPQTAAWAASWADGLATINQPIEKTREVVDAYRDAGGRGPIVLQLHVSWAADDDTALRIAHDQWRTNVFPPPLSWDLDTPEHFDAAARDVPLERMPDSVIIASDAAALADRIREYVALGADEVYLHNVGRDNADFIDAAGSRILPLLRGEHA encoded by the coding sequence ATGACGGTCTACGGATTCCACGCCTCCCATGAGCAGATCCCGCCCGCGCGCCTGCTCGACGACGTACGCAGCGCCGAATCTGCCGGCTTCGACGCCGGCATGTGCTCCGACCACTTCGCCCCCTGGAGCGAGAGACAGGGCGAGTCCGGATTCGCCTGGGCCTGGCTCGGTGCGGCCCTGCAGGCGACCTCGTGGCGGTTCGGTGTCGTGAACGCCCCCGGACAGCGCTACCACCCGGCGATCATCGCCCAGGCGGCGGCGACGCTCGAGTCGATGTACCCGGGCCGCTTCTGGGTCGCTGTCGGCAGCGGCGAGGCGATGAACGAGCACATCACCGGCGAACGCTGGCCCGCGAAGGCGGAACGCAACGCCCGGCTCCGCGAGTGCGTCGACATCATGCGCGCGCTCTTCGCCGGGGAGGAGGTCACCCATCGCGGCCTCGTGACGGTCGACCGCGCCCGGTTGTGGACCCGCCCCGAGACGCCGCCTCCGCTCATCGGCCCCGCGGTCACCCCGCAGACGGCCGCGTGGGCCGCGTCGTGGGCCGACGGTCTCGCGACCATCAATCAGCCGATCGAGAAGACCCGCGAGGTCGTCGACGCGTACCGCGACGCGGGCGGACGCGGACCCATCGTGCTGCAGTTGCACGTGTCCTGGGCCGCGGACGACGACACCGCGCTGCGGATCGCCCACGACCAGTGGCGCACGAACGTCTTCCCGCCTCCCCTCAGCTGGGACCTCGACACCCCCGAGCACTTCGACGCGGCGGCGCGCGACGTACCCCTCGAACGGATGCCCGACTCGGTGATCATCGCCTCGGACGCCGCCGCCCTCGCCGACCGCATCCGCGAGTACGTCGCCCTCGGCGCCGACGAGGTGTACCTGCACAACGTCGGACGGGACAACGCCGACTTCATCGACGCGGCCGGGTCGCGCATCCTGCCGCTGCTGCGAGGTGAGCACGCGTGA
- the smc gene encoding chromosome segregation protein SMC codes for MYLKSLTLKGFKSFAQPTTFAFEPGVTCVVGPNGSGKSNVVDALAWVMGEQGAKTLRGGKMEDVIFAGTATKGPLGRAEVVLTIDNSDGALPIDYSEVTISRTLFRNGGSEYAINGETCRLLDVQELLSDSGLGREMHVIVGQGQLDAVLHATPEERRGFIEEAAGILKHRRRKEKTLRKLEAMQTNLTRLNDLAGELRRQLKPLGQQAEIAREAQSIAAVVRDARARLLADEVVALRAALADFGRSEHERKSERIVLQEQLDQAKLRQGRLEQSMTGDAVDTARRVAFGLEQAQDRLRSLFSLANQKLTMLAQQAEAPGASVTVTEQMVQEARDEAARLRDDVAIAEQAVGRAAGATATAKASLDSLDEEISAQSALVSQHDLEVARLVSAVEVAQSRLAATRGELLRQQNALEQAEARRDSNRAALDELEAEATEVEQGDGALDADYEAAESEVAALQADIERMRDELHTHERERDALAARNSALSMAVDSKDGSTAIASVTGIRGIVADHVQVRPGYEAAIAAALGSLAEAALADSRDAAFDAVRHAAETDAGRVEVVIADAPTNSDPVRAVDGALPAAGLVTAPDGVLALLARVVVVDDLEAAARVWPKLDDGLTLVTREGDVVTAVVVRGGSDDGRSRLELVAERDAAAERLAEVATTIERVRFDLAELRGALDAAKQRASAALAALRAFDAELSAQSERLSRARVQFEAAQAEWERIGSGLSRSTEAVREAESAVARAEAARDEHAATPRPMLDVSARDGLVAELEAARASELEQRIALETIRERVRGEVARAEQLERRRQAERQAAQEQARLTVLRQRQIASATRVVEALPAVLDAVDRSVAEARVRLAAAEAERAQQNEELSELRRSEAALRERLTAVSDSVHGLEMQIYEKKLHLSSLLERAGNELGLVEDVLVAEYGPEVPVPDPAGRASDDPDAEVPTVPFVRAEQEARLARAERKLSQLGRVNPLALEEFAALEQRHKFLTEQLTDLTNTRRDLLTIIEELDGRMRDIFAAAFDDTRAAFDRVFPILFPGGTGSLHLTDPDDMLTTGIEVSVKPAGKKIERLSLLSGGERSLAAVALLIAIFKARPSPFYIMDEVEAALDDANLGRLLTIFEDLRESSQLIVITHQKRTMEIADALYGVSMRQDGVSAVVGQRVATPAEKAS; via the coding sequence GTGTATCTGAAGAGCCTGACGCTCAAGGGCTTCAAGTCGTTCGCGCAGCCGACCACCTTCGCCTTCGAACCCGGCGTGACGTGCGTGGTCGGACCGAACGGCTCGGGCAAGTCCAACGTCGTGGATGCGCTCGCCTGGGTGATGGGGGAGCAGGGCGCGAAGACGCTCCGCGGCGGCAAGATGGAGGACGTCATCTTCGCCGGCACGGCGACGAAGGGGCCCCTCGGTCGCGCCGAGGTCGTGCTGACCATCGACAACTCCGACGGCGCCCTGCCGATCGACTACAGCGAGGTCACGATCTCGCGCACACTGTTCCGCAACGGCGGCAGCGAATACGCGATCAACGGCGAGACGTGCCGCCTGCTCGACGTGCAGGAGCTGCTGTCCGATTCGGGCCTCGGCCGCGAGATGCACGTCATCGTCGGACAGGGACAGCTCGACGCGGTGCTGCACGCCACGCCCGAGGAACGCCGCGGGTTCATCGAGGAGGCCGCGGGCATCCTCAAGCACCGTCGACGCAAGGAGAAGACCCTCCGCAAGCTCGAGGCGATGCAGACCAACCTCACCCGCCTCAACGACCTCGCCGGTGAGCTGCGCCGCCAGCTCAAGCCGCTCGGACAGCAGGCCGAGATCGCGCGCGAGGCGCAGTCGATCGCGGCGGTCGTCCGCGACGCCCGCGCGCGGCTGCTCGCCGACGAGGTCGTCGCGCTGCGCGCCGCGCTCGCCGACTTCGGGCGCAGCGAACACGAGCGCAAGAGCGAACGCATCGTGCTGCAGGAGCAACTCGACCAGGCGAAACTCCGGCAGGGTCGGCTCGAGCAGTCGATGACCGGCGACGCCGTCGACACGGCCCGGCGCGTCGCGTTCGGACTCGAGCAGGCGCAGGACCGCTTGCGGTCGCTGTTCTCCCTCGCCAACCAGAAGCTCACGATGCTCGCCCAGCAGGCCGAGGCCCCGGGCGCATCCGTCACCGTCACCGAGCAGATGGTGCAGGAGGCCCGCGACGAGGCCGCGCGGCTGCGTGACGACGTCGCGATCGCCGAGCAGGCCGTCGGGCGTGCCGCGGGAGCGACCGCCACCGCGAAGGCATCGCTCGATTCCCTCGACGAGGAGATCAGCGCGCAGAGCGCCCTCGTCTCGCAGCACGACCTCGAGGTCGCCCGACTCGTCAGCGCGGTCGAGGTCGCCCAGTCGCGGCTCGCCGCGACGCGGGGCGAACTGCTCCGGCAGCAGAACGCGCTCGAGCAGGCCGAGGCGCGGCGCGACTCCAACCGCGCGGCGCTCGACGAGCTCGAGGCCGAGGCGACCGAGGTCGAGCAGGGCGACGGCGCCCTCGACGCCGACTACGAGGCCGCCGAGAGCGAGGTCGCGGCTCTGCAGGCCGACATCGAGCGGATGCGCGACGAGCTGCACACCCATGAACGCGAGCGCGACGCCCTCGCCGCCCGTAACTCCGCGCTCTCGATGGCGGTGGACTCGAAGGACGGATCCACCGCGATCGCGTCGGTCACGGGTATCCGCGGCATCGTCGCCGATCACGTGCAGGTGCGCCCCGGGTACGAGGCCGCCATCGCGGCCGCCCTGGGTTCACTCGCCGAGGCCGCGCTCGCCGACTCCCGCGACGCCGCCTTCGACGCGGTGCGGCACGCCGCCGAGACCGACGCGGGCCGCGTCGAGGTCGTCATCGCCGACGCCCCGACGAACTCCGACCCCGTCAGGGCGGTCGACGGGGCCCTCCCCGCCGCCGGACTGGTCACCGCCCCCGACGGAGTGCTCGCCCTGCTCGCCCGTGTCGTCGTCGTCGACGATCTGGAGGCGGCCGCACGGGTCTGGCCGAAGCTCGACGACGGACTCACCCTCGTCACCCGCGAGGGCGACGTCGTCACCGCCGTCGTCGTACGCGGCGGCAGCGACGACGGACGCAGCCGGCTCGAACTCGTCGCCGAACGCGACGCCGCAGCGGAGCGGCTCGCCGAGGTCGCCACGACGATCGAGCGGGTGCGGTTCGACCTCGCGGAACTGCGGGGCGCACTCGACGCGGCCAAGCAGCGCGCCTCCGCCGCGCTCGCGGCCCTCCGGGCCTTCGACGCGGAGCTCTCCGCCCAGAGCGAGCGCCTCTCCCGCGCGCGGGTGCAGTTCGAGGCGGCGCAGGCCGAGTGGGAACGGATCGGCTCGGGTCTCTCCCGATCGACCGAGGCGGTCCGCGAGGCGGAATCCGCCGTGGCACGCGCCGAGGCCGCCCGCGACGAGCACGCCGCGACGCCCCGCCCGATGCTCGACGTCTCCGCACGGGACGGTCTCGTGGCCGAACTCGAGGCCGCACGTGCCTCGGAACTCGAGCAGCGCATCGCCCTCGAGACGATCCGCGAACGGGTGCGCGGCGAGGTCGCGCGCGCCGAACAGCTCGAACGGCGCCGCCAGGCCGAACGTCAGGCCGCCCAGGAACAGGCCCGGCTCACGGTGCTGCGTCAACGGCAGATCGCGAGCGCGACCCGGGTCGTCGAGGCGCTGCCTGCGGTGCTCGATGCGGTCGACCGCTCCGTCGCCGAGGCCCGCGTGCGGCTCGCGGCGGCCGAAGCCGAACGTGCCCAGCAGAACGAGGAGCTGTCGGAGTTGCGGCGCTCCGAGGCGGCCCTGCGCGAGCGTCTCACCGCCGTGAGCGACAGCGTGCACGGACTCGAGATGCAGATCTACGAGAAGAAGCTGCACCTGTCGAGCCTGCTCGAACGGGCCGGCAACGAACTCGGTCTCGTCGAAGACGTGCTCGTCGCCGAGTACGGTCCCGAGGTGCCGGTGCCCGACCCGGCGGGTCGCGCATCCGACGACCCCGACGCCGAGGTGCCGACCGTGCCGTTCGTGCGGGCGGAGCAGGAGGCGCGCCTCGCACGCGCCGAGCGCAAGCTGTCGCAGCTCGGCCGGGTCAACCCGCTCGCGCTCGAGGAGTTCGCCGCGCTCGAGCAGCGGCACAAGTTCCTCACCGAGCAGCTCACCGACCTGACGAACACCCGGCGCGACCTGCTCACGATCATCGAGGAACTCGACGGTCGGATGCGCGACATCTTCGCGGCGGCCTTCGATGACACGCGGGCCGCGTTCGACCGCGTCTTCCCGATCCTGTTCCCCGGCGGAACGGGGAGCCTGCACCTGACCGATCCCGATGACATGCTCACGACGGGCATCGAGGTGTCGGTGAAGCCGGCGGGAAAGAAGATCGAACGGTTGTCGCTGCTCTCCGGCGGGGAACGCTCGCTCGCCGCGGTCGCGCTGCTGATCGCGATCTTCAAGGCCCGGCCGAGCCCGTTCTACATCATGGACGAGGTGGAGGCGGCGCTCGACGACGCGAACCTCGGCCGGCTGCTGACGATCTTCGAAGACCTGCGCGAGTCGTCGCAGCTCATCGTGATCACGCACCAGAAGCGCACGATGGAGATCGCGGACGCGCTCTACGGGGTGTCGATGCGGCAGGACGGCGTGAGCGCCGTGGTGGGGCAGCGCGTCGCGACCCCGGCCGAGAAGGCCAGCTGA
- a CDS encoding gamma carbonic anhydrase family protein — MSLIVEFAGHTPSLADSAWAAPTATLIGDVVVGADSSVFYGAVLRGDSDRIRLGDGSNVQDNVAMHVDAGRPLTIGSGVSIGHGAVVHGCTVEDDCLIGMGATVLNGAVIGSGSLVAAGAVVLEGTVVPPRSLVAGVPGKVRRELTDEEVAGVRANATHYVELAAQHRAATAGANRG; from the coding sequence ATGAGTCTCATCGTCGAGTTCGCCGGTCACACCCCCTCCCTCGCCGACTCCGCCTGGGCGGCGCCCACCGCGACGCTCATCGGCGACGTCGTCGTCGGCGCCGATTCGAGCGTGTTCTACGGCGCCGTGCTCCGCGGCGATTCCGACCGCATCCGCCTCGGCGACGGCTCGAACGTGCAGGACAACGTGGCCATGCACGTCGACGCCGGGCGACCGCTCACGATCGGGAGCGGCGTGAGCATCGGGCACGGCGCCGTCGTGCACGGCTGCACCGTCGAGGACGACTGCCTCATCGGCATGGGGGCCACGGTGCTCAACGGCGCGGTCATCGGCTCCGGTTCGCTCGTCGCCGCGGGCGCGGTCGTGCTGGAGGGCACCGTCGTGCCGCCGCGGAGCCTCGTCGCGGGCGTGCCGGGCAAGGTGCGACGCGAGCTGACCGACGAGGAGGTGGCGGGCGTCCGCGCGAACGCGACGCACTACGTGGAACTCGCCGCGCAGCACCGGGCCGCGACCGCCGGAGCGAACCGCGGCTGA
- a CDS encoding alpha-amylase family protein, translating into MRLTDTSDLWWKTAVVYCLDVETFMDWNDDGVGDFEGLAHRLDYLAELGVTCLWLMPFHPSPQQDDGYDVSDFYSIDRRYGHLGDFVEVVRTARDRGMRVIADLVVNHTSDRHPWFLAAKSSRKSPYRDFYVWRDEPPKEQPAPVFPGEQDGVWELDEKSGQYYLHNFYKHQPDLNMANPKVRDEIAKVIGFWLELGLDGFRVDAVPYFVAPDEVDGPHSFLRELARYISRRRGDAILLGEVNLPYEQQLDYFGGPDGDQLSMQFDFVGMQRMFLSLAREDATPLAEALAARPPLAPENQWANFVRNHDELTLDKLSEEEREEVFDAFAPEERMRVYGRGIVRRLAPMLGGDPRRLRLVYSLLFSLPGTPVLYYGEELGMGEELSAGGRASVRNAMQWNPTEHGGFSNARRRRLAPHVTQGGFGPEHVNASQQRHDPDSMLNFIRRLIERYRASAEIGWGELRMLDSGDPAVLAHSVHGAEGRMIAVHNFSAEPRTIRLRLDDVDESTRLVDLLAEGSRNPDAAGVVEVELGAYGFHWLRVLGAADKRLS; encoded by the coding sequence GTGAGACTGACCGACACGAGCGACCTGTGGTGGAAGACCGCCGTCGTCTACTGCCTCGACGTCGAGACGTTCATGGACTGGAACGACGACGGCGTCGGCGACTTCGAGGGGCTCGCGCACCGGCTCGACTACCTCGCGGAGCTCGGCGTCACGTGCCTGTGGCTCATGCCGTTCCACCCGTCGCCGCAGCAGGACGACGGCTACGACGTGTCGGACTTCTACTCGATCGACCGCCGCTACGGGCACCTCGGCGACTTCGTCGAGGTGGTCCGCACGGCACGTGACCGCGGCATGCGCGTCATCGCCGATCTCGTCGTCAACCACACGAGCGACCGGCATCCGTGGTTCCTCGCCGCGAAGTCGAGCCGCAAGTCGCCGTACCGGGACTTCTACGTGTGGCGCGACGAGCCGCCGAAGGAGCAGCCCGCACCGGTCTTCCCGGGCGAGCAGGACGGCGTGTGGGAGCTCGACGAGAAGTCGGGTCAGTACTACCTGCACAACTTCTACAAGCACCAGCCCGACCTCAACATGGCCAACCCGAAGGTGCGCGACGAGATCGCGAAGGTCATCGGGTTCTGGCTGGAGCTCGGGCTGGACGGGTTCCGGGTCGACGCGGTGCCCTACTTCGTCGCCCCGGACGAGGTCGACGGCCCGCACTCGTTCCTGCGCGAGCTCGCCCGGTACATCTCCCGTCGACGCGGCGACGCGATCCTGCTCGGCGAGGTGAACCTGCCGTACGAGCAGCAGCTCGACTACTTCGGCGGTCCCGACGGCGACCAGTTGAGCATGCAGTTCGACTTCGTCGGCATGCAGCGGATGTTCCTCTCGCTCGCCCGGGAGGACGCCACCCCGCTCGCCGAGGCTCTCGCGGCCCGCCCGCCGCTCGCGCCGGAGAACCAGTGGGCGAACTTCGTGCGCAACCACGACGAGCTGACCCTCGACAAGCTCTCCGAGGAGGAGCGCGAGGAGGTGTTCGACGCCTTCGCCCCCGAGGAGCGCATGCGCGTCTACGGGCGCGGCATCGTGCGCCGCCTCGCCCCCATGCTCGGCGGGGACCCCCGTCGCCTGCGCCTGGTCTACAGCCTGCTGTTCTCCCTGCCCGGCACGCCGGTGCTCTACTACGGCGAGGAACTCGGGATGGGCGAGGAGCTCAGCGCCGGAGGCCGCGCGTCCGTGCGCAACGCGATGCAGTGGAATCCGACGGAGCACGGCGGCTTCTCGAACGCCCGCCGACGCCGGCTCGCGCCGCACGTCACCCAGGGCGGTTTCGGGCCCGAGCACGTGAATGCGTCGCAGCAGCGCCACGATCCGGACTCGATGCTCAACTTCATCCGCCGGCTCATCGAGCGGTACCGCGCCTCGGCCGAGATCGGCTGGGGGGAACTGCGGATGCTCGACTCGGGCGATCCCGCGGTACTCGCCCACTCCGTGCACGGAGCCGAGGGCCGCATGATCGCGGTGCACAACTTCTCTGCGGAACCGCGCACCATCCGTCTGCGCCTCGACGACGTCGACGAGTCGACACGCCTCGTGGATCTGCTCGCGGAGGGTTCCCGCAACCCCGACGCCGCCGGGGTCGTCGAGGTGGAGCTCGGTGCGTACGGCTTCCACTGGTTGCGCGTGCTCGGCGCCGCCGACAAGCGGTTGTCCTGA
- the ftsY gene encoding signal recognition particle-docking protein FtsY, with protein sequence MAERTPWSLSGALRGMFTKRTIDETTWEDLEAALIGADFGPDVTDAVVEDLRAKVDRYRTTDPADLKRMLRESLEERFSKYDPTLTLSARPAVVLVVGVNGVGKTTTIGKFARFLRTFDRSVVVGAADTFRAAAVEQLATWAERAGAAVVRPQHQGQDPASVAYQTVERAQREGIEIVLIDTAGRLQTKAGLMDELGKVRRVVEKLSPVAEVLLVLDATTGQNGLAQAQAFIEHAGVTGLVLTKLDGSAKGGFVLAVQEKTGIPIKLVGQGEGINDLTGFTPHVFVQNLVG encoded by the coding sequence ATGGCCGAGCGTACCCCCTGGTCTCTCTCAGGAGCCCTTCGGGGCATGTTCACGAAACGTACGATCGACGAGACGACGTGGGAGGACCTCGAAGCCGCCCTCATCGGCGCGGACTTCGGTCCCGACGTGACCGATGCCGTCGTCGAGGATCTGCGGGCGAAGGTCGACCGCTACCGCACGACGGATCCGGCGGACCTCAAGCGGATGCTGCGCGAATCGCTCGAGGAGCGCTTCTCGAAGTACGATCCGACGCTGACCCTCTCGGCACGTCCCGCGGTCGTGCTCGTGGTCGGGGTGAACGGCGTAGGCAAGACGACGACGATCGGCAAGTTCGCCCGCTTCCTGCGCACCTTCGACCGCAGCGTCGTCGTCGGCGCGGCCGACACCTTCCGCGCCGCCGCCGTCGAGCAGCTCGCGACGTGGGCCGAGCGCGCCGGAGCCGCCGTCGTGCGCCCGCAGCACCAGGGCCAGGACCCGGCGTCGGTCGCGTACCAGACGGTCGAACGCGCGCAGCGCGAGGGCATCGAGATCGTGCTCATCGACACGGCCGGCCGGCTGCAGACGAAGGCGGGGCTCATGGACGAGCTCGGCAAGGTGCGCCGCGTGGTCGAGAAGCTCTCCCCGGTGGCCGAGGTGCTGCTCGTGCTCGACGCGACCACCGGGCAGAACGGGCTCGCGCAGGCGCAGGCGTTCATCGAGCACGCCGGGGTGACGGGCCTCGTGCTCACGAAGCTCGACGGCTCCGCTAAGGGCGGCTTCGTGCTCGCGGTGCAGGAGAAGACGGGCATCCCGATCAAGCTCGTCGGTCAGGGCGAGGGCATCAACGACCTCACGGGCTTCACCCCGCACGTGTTCGTGCAGAACCTGGTGGGATGA
- a CDS encoding histidine phosphatase family protein, producing MTYAFIRHGQTDWNREDRLQGSSDIPLNERGREQAAEAVDVVRGTEWAAVVSSPLSRARETAQIIADRLGVPLGAAYEELTERDYGPLEGFNATEAMDRWPDREYPGAEPIPSVVERGRAGLARIADDYGDADVVIVCHGTIIRYTLASLAGSPVDGIRNGAVSTFRLDGDAWKVLTVNGEPFVAVAETDAD from the coding sequence GTGACCTACGCCTTCATCCGCCACGGACAGACCGACTGGAACCGCGAAGACCGACTCCAGGGCTCGAGCGACATCCCCCTGAACGAACGCGGACGTGAGCAGGCCGCCGAGGCGGTCGACGTCGTGCGCGGGACCGAGTGGGCCGCCGTCGTGAGTTCTCCGCTCTCGCGGGCGCGCGAGACGGCGCAGATCATCGCCGACCGGCTGGGCGTCCCGCTCGGCGCCGCGTACGAGGAACTCACCGAACGCGATTACGGGCCCCTCGAGGGGTTCAACGCGACCGAGGCGATGGACCGCTGGCCCGACCGCGAATACCCGGGCGCAGAACCCATCCCGTCGGTCGTCGAGCGCGGCCGGGCGGGCCTCGCCCGCATCGCGGACGACTACGGGGACGCGGACGTCGTGATCGTCTGCCACGGGACGATCATCCGCTACACCCTCGCCTCGCTCGCGGGGAGCCCCGTCGACGGCATCCGCAACGGCGCCGTGTCGACGTTCCGGCTCGACGGTGACGCGTGGAAGGTGCTCACCGTGAACGGCGAGCCGTTCGTCGCGGTCGCCGAGACCGACGCCGACTGA
- a CDS encoding 1-phosphofructokinase family hexose kinase has translation MITTLLLSPALDVTYLVDTVELGAIHRPREVLRLPGGKGLNLARAAATLGGRARVVAPLGGGIGDLVARLAAEADVEMIVVPAPGETRTCVTVVGDDGVHTEFYEPATGVDDAALEGVLAATAALDAGGWTALSGSVPPALDPALLVRLLADRVAAGDHVAVDTHGSALAAVLEAVPPAVVKINRAEASGYLGRDGDALALAGALHERTGGLAVVTDGVHGAAAVDRTHARRAAPYPHPGRFAVGSGDSFLAGLLVALEAGGDLGDALSLASAGAAANTARPGAASFTADDVATARTLVRVETAPRPASAE, from the coding sequence GTGATCACGACGCTCCTGCTGAGTCCCGCGCTCGATGTCACCTACCTCGTCGACACGGTGGAGCTCGGCGCGATCCACCGGCCGCGCGAGGTGCTGCGCCTGCCGGGCGGCAAGGGACTCAACCTCGCGCGGGCGGCCGCGACACTCGGCGGCCGCGCGCGCGTCGTCGCGCCGCTCGGCGGCGGCATCGGCGACCTCGTCGCCCGGCTCGCCGCCGAGGCCGACGTGGAGATGATCGTCGTGCCGGCACCCGGGGAGACGCGCACGTGCGTGACGGTCGTCGGGGACGACGGAGTGCACACCGAGTTCTACGAACCCGCGACCGGCGTCGACGACGCCGCGCTCGAGGGCGTGCTCGCGGCGACGGCCGCCCTCGACGCCGGAGGCTGGACCGCCCTCTCGGGGAGCGTCCCGCCCGCGCTCGACCCCGCGCTGCTCGTCCGGCTGCTCGCGGACCGCGTCGCCGCGGGAGACCACGTCGCCGTCGACACGCACGGCTCCGCGCTCGCCGCCGTGCTCGAGGCCGTCCCGCCGGCGGTCGTCAAGATCAACCGCGCCGAGGCGAGCGGATACCTGGGCCGAGACGGGGACGCCCTCGCCCTCGCCGGCGCACTCCACGAGCGCACCGGTGGGCTCGCGGTGGTCACCGACGGGGTGCACGGCGCGGCCGCCGTCGACCGCACTCACGCGCGCCGCGCCGCGCCGTACCCGCACCCGGGCCGCTTCGCCGTCGGCAGTGGCGACAGCTTCCTCGCCGGGCTGCTCGTCGCACTGGAGGCGGGTGGCGACCTCGGCGACGCGCTCTCCCTCGCGAGCGCGGGTGCCGCCGCGAACACGGCACGACCGGGCGCCGCGTCGTTCACCGCCGACGATGTCGCGACGGCGCGTACGCTCGTGCGGGTGGAGACCGCCCCTCGACCCGCCTCCGCCGAGTGA
- a CDS encoding GNAT family N-acetyltransferase, with amino-acid sequence MSAFTVEELRIPARIEDADAADFIATVDVRNAVEAEVWGSDEGTWTAAELLPGWQSEHEPHRLFGVRVDGRVVARAMFETRLGEAADTAWVVVQVLPEYRRRGIGTALADRVEGVAAESGVRKLIVYTPSADAPGERLVPPTGSGSVPAGNAEVRFLLARGYRLEQVARASRLALPVPAADLEAHLAAATARAGTDYRVERWTGPTPGDRLGDMAHLITRMVTDAPSAGLEEPADPWTAERVHEEELREQASPTTVLTAAVEHVPSGRLAGYTQLYVPREPHRPVTQGDTLVLREHRGHRLGMVLKIANLLHLEQERPGHPSVLTFNAEENRPMLDVNEAVGFVSIGFEGAWRKDL; translated from the coding sequence ATGTCCGCCTTCACCGTCGAGGAACTGCGCATCCCCGCCCGCATCGAGGATGCCGACGCGGCCGATTTCATCGCGACCGTCGATGTGCGCAACGCCGTCGAGGCGGAGGTGTGGGGCTCCGACGAGGGAACGTGGACGGCGGCGGAACTGCTGCCGGGGTGGCAGTCCGAGCACGAGCCGCACCGGCTCTTCGGTGTGCGCGTCGACGGGCGGGTCGTCGCCCGGGCGATGTTCGAGACGCGCCTCGGCGAGGCCGCCGACACCGCGTGGGTGGTCGTGCAGGTGCTGCCGGAGTACCGTCGGCGCGGCATCGGAACCGCGCTCGCGGACCGTGTCGAGGGCGTCGCGGCGGAAAGCGGCGTCCGCAAGCTCATCGTCTACACGCCGTCCGCCGATGCACCCGGCGAGCGGCTCGTGCCGCCGACCGGCTCCGGGTCGGTGCCCGCCGGTAACGCGGAGGTGCGGTTCCTGCTCGCCCGCGGCTACCGGCTGGAGCAGGTGGCCCGCGCCAGCCGGCTCGCGCTGCCGGTGCCCGCAGCCGACCTCGAGGCGCACCTCGCCGCGGCGACCGCCAGGGCCGGCACCGACTACCGCGTGGAGCGCTGGACCGGCCCCACCCCGGGCGACCGGCTCGGCGACATGGCGCACCTCATCACGCGGATGGTGACGGATGCGCCGAGCGCCGGCCTCGAAGAGCCCGCCGATCCGTGGACGGCCGAGCGCGTGCACGAGGAGGAGTTGCGCGAGCAGGCGAGCCCGACGACGGTGCTCACCGCCGCGGTCGAGCACGTGCCGAGCGGGCGCCTGGCCGGCTACACGCAGCTGTATGTGCCGCGGGAGCCGCACCGGCCGGTGACGCAGGGCGACACGCTCGTGCTGCGGGAGCACCGCGGGCACCGTCTGGGTATGGTGCTGAAGATCGCGAACCTGCTGCACCTCGAGCAGGAGCGCCCCGGCCACCCCTCGGTGCTGACCTTCAACGCCGAGGAGAACCGGCCGATGCTCGACGTCAACGAGGCGGTCGGCTTCGTGTCGATCGGGTTCGAGGGCGCGTGGCGTAAGGACCTCTGA